In Microbacterium cremeum, a genomic segment contains:
- a CDS encoding serine/threonine-protein kinase has product MATRLPSAPPILPGLAYIRPLGSGGFADVFLYEQDMPRRNVAVKVMPSDVRDPELRRMFNAEADVLAHLSAHPSIVTVYQASISADGRPYIVMEFCPGSLAQRYRVERIPVDEVLATGVRMASALESAHRAGLIHRDVKPSNILITTFGTPVLADFGISASLQRKSTGEEVLAMSIPWSAPEVIAEQTTGTVESEVWSLGATVYSLLAGHSPFERRERGQNTKDLLRRRIARATYVEIPRHEVPPSLQRVLATAMNRDPARRYPSARAFAEALREVQAELGLSPTPLEVPDSDWSPASAPVDFGDSALRGPTRSHVERDVTRKARTSSGVAALARDEDAELSAPARRGARGALPWVAGIGAGVVLGAGVVVAALFATGVL; this is encoded by the coding sequence GTGGCCACACGGCTTCCGTCGGCGCCTCCGATCCTGCCCGGGCTCGCCTACATCCGTCCTCTCGGCTCCGGCGGCTTCGCCGACGTCTTCCTGTACGAGCAGGACATGCCTCGCCGCAACGTCGCGGTCAAGGTCATGCCCAGCGACGTGCGCGATCCCGAGCTGCGGCGCATGTTCAACGCCGAGGCCGACGTGCTGGCGCACCTGTCGGCGCACCCGTCGATCGTGACCGTCTATCAGGCGAGCATCTCGGCCGACGGCCGCCCCTACATCGTCATGGAGTTCTGCCCGGGGTCGCTCGCGCAGCGTTACCGGGTCGAGCGCATCCCCGTCGACGAGGTGCTCGCGACCGGCGTGCGGATGGCGAGCGCCCTCGAGTCCGCCCACCGCGCGGGCCTCATCCACCGCGACGTGAAGCCCAGCAACATCCTCATCACCACCTTCGGCACGCCCGTGCTCGCCGACTTCGGCATCTCGGCGTCGCTGCAGCGCAAGAGCACCGGCGAGGAGGTGCTCGCGATGTCCATCCCGTGGAGCGCCCCCGAGGTGATCGCCGAGCAGACCACGGGCACGGTGGAGAGCGAGGTGTGGAGCCTCGGGGCGACGGTGTACTCGCTGCTGGCCGGTCACAGCCCGTTCGAGCGCCGCGAACGCGGGCAGAACACGAAGGATCTGCTGCGCCGCCGCATCGCCCGGGCGACCTACGTCGAGATCCCCCGTCACGAGGTGCCCCCGTCGCTGCAGCGCGTGCTGGCGACCGCGATGAACCGCGACCCGGCGCGGCGGTACCCGTCGGCGCGGGCGTTCGCCGAGGCGCTGCGCGAGGTGCAGGCCGAGCTGGGCCTGTCGCCGACGCCGCTCGAGGTTCCGGACTCGGACTGGTCTCCGGCATCCGCGCCCGTCGATTTCGGCGACTCCGCGCTGCGCGGTCCCACGCGCTCGCATGTGGAGCGCGACGTGACGCGCAAGGCGCGCACCAGCAGCGGCGTGGCGGCGCTGGCCCGCGACGAGGATGCCGAGCTGTCGGCTCCGGCGCGGCGCGGCGCGCGCGGCGCGCTGCCGTGGGTCGCCGGAATCGGGGCGGGAGTGGTGCTCGGCGCCGGCGTCGTGGTGGCGGCGCTCTTCGCCACGGGGGTGCTGTGA
- a CDS encoding Ig-like domain-containing protein, with the protein MRRSTLAGLVAAGAAVAVIIGVSVVWPGLDAQETPEVDASVWALQTGEGRRYARVNTSVGELDTVRSISNPDQVVQTADAAYLFSDSFSKVTRIDEALPADLDEEALQASESTPPGTTDVATADDYVAYRTDSGAVFAGLLSKGTPPQLDPFPSRDEDAPQYTADAIAVDERGVLFAYSRADRSVLRFDIAEAQVLGRDPLDAEGLAAPAITAAGDTWAVVDTEDGDVWLRGADASIQAPTTGAVVAGKPDAAGSAVFLSDETALVRVPVDGSGAVSVFGGTGAVLGTPAQPLTHDGETYAAWLPQGENDGTLWRSRGDVVELEYGDETMPDDRRPVFVANDSAVILNETRSGWAWSVPDGALITSSQDWSLDDKTDPDAVPSEEQLQVVLDPKPPVAEPDAFGVRAGALASLPVLMNDHDPNEDVLAIDPASVTGLDPGFGTVSITDDGQRFAVRVNPAATGAATFSYAVTDGTTGDGLRSAPTTVTVDVVAPTAESAPEWCGVDRCLVEWPEPEVARGGTVTVPVLPGWVDPEGDPLLLLSVENTSGIGSVAATPAGEVVYQHSDAGEGGEQLVELAVTVADTQGQSSVKPLVVKVSPQPQLAVQSFAVVDTVASGFTVDVAGHVTGTAGTLSLDSVRVLDDAAATATVVGGSTSFDFSAQNPGTYRVDFTVTDGASDATGTARITVLPADAPAQLATSPVVAFVHPQEDATLAVFDAVSNPTRRVLLLSDVVARADAGATLSVDAVGQNHLRVSGTTADGGPGRLGTVSYIVSDGTEDAGSSVEGQATVYLLPPAPELAPIAVDDAVVVRAGAQIDIPVLDNDISPAGGRPTLNPASVTSSTDAALAFASDDLLRYLAPREPGEYAVEYSVFTTGAPALADTARVRIRVIDDDANRAPTADTLEGRALSGQSALIEFAGFGMDPDGDVVTLDRIVAQPERGAATISADGASILYTSVPGDSGQVSFRYRVVDAFGETAEGTVRVGVLDSEANPSPVTFTDYVQVQAGAGNTIRVSPLSNDVDPTLGTLRVTDIRPDAPATLVDGSENPEYARLDERIAAVDDATVVIEAGEAPATMSFLYDVESTSGNTGRGLIVVRVVRESVPDYPVVSDTSLTVETREDFPRGVEVLDGKVAWSGGDVSDLELTLWGEPDGVEVDGSRLRGALPAKTRLIPFAVTGEGASGEVTSYGFLRVPGDDDLALTLRAGAASPEVAELESTTFDMAGLVARPRGARVEVGSEVRVSGARLEAACTLESGTVVRYDAGAGAPWVDACQVPVRLTGHDDWTYLSVPIIVRPRDPQPELRPASITVGPGETATYDLRDMTTWQLREDWAGIQYRVDHAGPGFEVTQQGSVLTVTGADRAVPGSEEAALVGVTSHPSVAPARLILRVGAAPSTLPQGASVVRQCSQASGSSCTIPVIGGPGEVNPLPRTPLEVAGVRPTGACAGVGFEVASPTTVVATWTQDAPGATCTATFSVRDAQGRITSSERDGRILLDLLGYPKAPSSIAQTAYANGAVTLRVDPGEARQAYPALSGFVVRSGGQEVARCTAAGVCPDIPAPNGEQRTYEAWAVNAVGESRSSVRTVAWAYDAPGTPSSVSWLPVVTSGEGGVISLVIQGVDVAETGTLEITSPTGETLRVNIGRGDERVEVRSYRVGSNSVSPVTITPYSRFSLPPGLGGQPSGQAVTINANGVGAPTNVTLSLSSRSTGDGTSTVDAVATAQPNGTGSQLRYGIVRYDDRSRCAPTAGGDRASFPDLPDGEEYRFFVCVESWYGETAYGRATAEAAVRAMQSGAAPQGYTFVVARQPVIEGQQARWRIVDTPVSPERVPRNNDVVFDGWSSGTSIYDRNPEIKVYYRHRFWGSMSAPGIVTPAPGSAPYQVQARWSIDSCVAGATLQRSTSSSNGDGAFAWSDANIRFLDKHGAVLPYTAGSWTVPAGATSVEGVDVTVSWNAAWNLDPATQRLSAQCDSGQGPPTP; encoded by the coding sequence ATGCGGCGGAGCACGCTCGCCGGCCTGGTCGCCGCCGGCGCGGCGGTGGCCGTGATCATCGGCGTGAGCGTGGTGTGGCCGGGCCTCGACGCGCAGGAGACCCCCGAGGTCGACGCATCGGTGTGGGCGCTGCAGACCGGCGAGGGCCGGCGCTACGCGCGTGTCAACACGTCGGTGGGCGAGCTCGACACGGTGCGCAGCATCAGCAACCCCGACCAGGTGGTGCAGACGGCCGACGCCGCGTACCTCTTCAGCGACAGCTTCAGCAAGGTGACGCGCATCGACGAGGCGCTGCCCGCCGATCTCGACGAGGAGGCGCTGCAGGCCTCCGAGTCGACGCCGCCCGGCACCACCGACGTCGCCACGGCCGACGACTACGTGGCCTACCGCACCGACTCGGGTGCGGTCTTCGCGGGGCTGCTGTCGAAGGGGACGCCGCCGCAGCTCGACCCGTTCCCGTCTCGCGACGAGGACGCCCCGCAGTACACCGCCGACGCCATCGCGGTCGACGAGCGGGGCGTGCTGTTCGCCTATTCCCGCGCCGACCGATCGGTGCTCCGGTTCGACATCGCCGAGGCGCAGGTGCTCGGCCGCGACCCGCTCGACGCGGAAGGGCTGGCCGCGCCGGCCATCACGGCGGCGGGCGACACGTGGGCGGTCGTCGACACCGAGGACGGCGACGTGTGGCTTCGCGGGGCGGATGCATCGATCCAGGCGCCGACGACGGGCGCGGTCGTGGCCGGCAAGCCCGACGCGGCGGGCAGTGCGGTCTTCCTCTCGGACGAGACCGCGCTCGTGCGGGTGCCCGTCGACGGCTCGGGCGCCGTCTCGGTGTTCGGCGGGACCGGCGCCGTGCTCGGCACGCCCGCCCAGCCCCTCACGCACGACGGCGAGACGTATGCCGCGTGGCTGCCGCAGGGCGAGAACGACGGCACGCTGTGGCGTTCGCGCGGCGACGTCGTCGAATTGGAGTACGGCGACGAGACGATGCCCGACGATCGCCGGCCGGTGTTCGTCGCCAACGACTCCGCGGTGATCCTGAACGAGACGCGCTCCGGGTGGGCGTGGTCGGTGCCCGACGGTGCACTCATCACGTCGAGCCAGGACTGGTCGCTCGACGACAAGACCGACCCCGACGCCGTGCCCAGCGAGGAGCAGCTGCAGGTCGTGCTCGACCCCAAGCCGCCCGTCGCCGAGCCCGACGCGTTCGGCGTGCGCGCCGGGGCGCTCGCGTCGCTGCCGGTGCTGATGAACGACCACGATCCGAACGAGGACGTCCTGGCGATCGACCCCGCGTCGGTCACCGGACTCGACCCGGGCTTCGGGACCGTCAGCATCACCGACGACGGCCAGCGCTTCGCCGTGCGCGTGAACCCCGCCGCGACCGGAGCGGCCACGTTCTCGTACGCGGTGACCGACGGCACCACCGGCGACGGGCTGCGATCTGCGCCCACGACGGTCACGGTCGACGTCGTGGCTCCCACGGCGGAGTCCGCCCCCGAGTGGTGCGGCGTCGACCGCTGCCTGGTCGAATGGCCCGAGCCCGAGGTGGCGCGCGGCGGCACGGTGACCGTGCCGGTGCTCCCGGGATGGGTCGACCCGGAAGGCGACCCGCTCCTCCTGCTGTCGGTCGAGAACACCTCCGGCATCGGAAGCGTGGCCGCCACGCCCGCGGGCGAGGTCGTCTACCAGCACAGCGACGCGGGTGAGGGCGGAGAGCAGCTCGTGGAGCTCGCCGTGACGGTCGCCGACACGCAGGGTCAGTCCTCCGTCAAGCCCCTCGTGGTGAAGGTCTCGCCGCAGCCGCAGCTGGCGGTGCAGTCGTTCGCAGTGGTCGACACCGTCGCCTCGGGATTCACGGTCGACGTGGCAGGGCACGTCACGGGCACCGCCGGCACCCTGTCACTGGACTCGGTGCGCGTGCTCGACGACGCGGCCGCGACAGCGACGGTCGTCGGCGGGTCGACGTCGTTCGACTTCTCGGCTCAGAACCCCGGCACCTACCGCGTGGACTTCACCGTCACCGACGGCGCGAGCGATGCCACCGGGACGGCTCGGATCACGGTGCTCCCCGCCGATGCGCCGGCGCAGCTCGCGACGTCGCCGGTGGTCGCGTTCGTCCACCCGCAGGAGGATGCGACGCTCGCGGTGTTCGACGCCGTCTCGAACCCCACTCGACGGGTGCTGCTGCTCAGCGACGTCGTGGCGAGGGCGGATGCCGGAGCCACGCTGTCGGTCGACGCGGTCGGGCAGAACCATCTCAGGGTGTCGGGCACGACGGCCGACGGCGGCCCGGGCCGGCTCGGCACGGTCTCGTACATCGTCAGCGACGGCACCGAGGACGCGGGATCGAGCGTCGAGGGGCAGGCGACGGTGTATCTGCTGCCGCCCGCTCCCGAGCTCGCCCCGATCGCGGTCGACGACGCCGTGGTGGTGCGCGCGGGCGCCCAGATCGACATCCCGGTGCTCGACAACGACATCTCGCCGGCGGGCGGGCGGCCGACCCTGAACCCCGCGTCGGTGACGTCGTCGACGGATGCCGCACTCGCGTTCGCGTCGGACGATCTGCTCCGCTACCTGGCGCCCCGCGAGCCGGGCGAGTACGCCGTCGAGTACTCGGTCTTCACGACCGGGGCTCCGGCGCTCGCCGACACGGCGAGGGTGCGCATCCGCGTGATCGACGACGACGCGAACCGTGCGCCGACCGCCGACACGCTCGAGGGCCGCGCGCTCAGCGGACAGTCCGCGCTCATCGAGTTCGCCGGCTTCGGCATGGACCCCGACGGCGACGTCGTGACGCTCGACCGGATCGTGGCGCAGCCCGAGCGCGGCGCCGCGACGATCTCGGCCGACGGCGCGTCGATCCTGTACACGAGCGTCCCCGGCGACAGCGGCCAGGTCTCGTTCCGGTATCGCGTCGTCGACGCGTTCGGCGAGACCGCGGAGGGGACGGTGCGCGTGGGGGTCCTCGACAGCGAGGCGAATCCCAGCCCGGTCACGTTCACCGACTACGTGCAGGTGCAGGCGGGCGCGGGCAACACGATCCGGGTCAGCCCGCTCTCCAACGACGTCGACCCGACACTGGGCACCCTGCGCGTCACCGACATCCGTCCGGATGCCCCCGCGACGCTGGTGGACGGCAGCGAGAACCCCGAGTACGCGCGCCTGGACGAGCGCATCGCCGCGGTCGACGACGCGACCGTCGTGATCGAGGCGGGCGAGGCGCCCGCGACCATGTCGTTCCTGTACGACGTCGAGTCGACGTCGGGCAACACCGGGCGCGGCCTCATCGTCGTGCGGGTCGTGCGCGAGAGCGTGCCCGACTACCCGGTCGTGTCCGACACCAGCCTGACCGTCGAGACGCGCGAGGACTTCCCGCGCGGCGTCGAGGTGCTCGACGGCAAGGTCGCGTGGTCGGGTGGCGACGTGTCGGACCTGGAGCTGACGCTGTGGGGAGAGCCCGACGGCGTGGAGGTCGACGGCTCGCGCCTGCGCGGCGCGCTCCCCGCGAAGACGCGGCTCATCCCGTTCGCCGTCACGGGGGAGGGGGCGTCCGGCGAGGTCACCTCGTACGGGTTCCTCCGCGTCCCCGGAGACGACGACCTCGCCCTGACGCTGCGGGCGGGCGCGGCGTCGCCCGAGGTCGCCGAGCTCGAGTCGACCACCTTCGACATGGCCGGCCTCGTCGCCCGCCCGCGCGGGGCGCGCGTCGAGGTGGGGTCCGAGGTGCGGGTGTCGGGGGCACGCCTCGAGGCGGCCTGCACCCTCGAGTCGGGAACCGTCGTGCGCTACGACGCCGGCGCCGGCGCGCCGTGGGTGGACGCGTGCCAGGTGCCGGTGCGCCTCACCGGGCACGACGACTGGACCTACCTGTCGGTGCCCATCATCGTGCGGCCGCGCGACCCGCAGCCGGAGCTGCGGCCGGCGTCGATCACGGTCGGGCCGGGCGAGACGGCCACCTACGACCTTCGCGACATGACGACGTGGCAGCTGCGCGAGGACTGGGCGGGCATCCAGTATCGGGTCGACCACGCCGGACCGGGCTTCGAGGTGACCCAGCAGGGCTCCGTTCTCACGGTGACCGGGGCCGACCGGGCGGTGCCGGGGTCGGAGGAGGCCGCGCTCGTCGGCGTCACCAGCCACCCGTCGGTCGCCCCGGCGCGCCTGATCCTGCGGGTCGGCGCCGCTCCGTCGACGCTCCCGCAGGGCGCGTCCGTCGTGCGGCAGTGCTCGCAGGCGTCGGGATCGTCGTGCACGATCCCGGTCATCGGCGGGCCCGGCGAGGTGAACCCGCTGCCGCGCACGCCGCTCGAGGTGGCCGGCGTCCGCCCGACGGGCGCGTGCGCCGGCGTCGGCTTCGAGGTCGCCTCGCCGACCACGGTCGTCGCCACGTGGACGCAGGATGCCCCGGGCGCGACGTGCACGGCCACCTTCTCGGTACGCGACGCACAGGGCCGCATCACGAGCTCCGAGCGCGACGGCCGCATCCTGCTCGACCTGCTCGGGTACCCGAAGGCGCCGTCGAGCATCGCGCAGACCGCGTACGCCAACGGCGCCGTCACGCTGCGCGTCGACCCGGGCGAGGCGCGTCAGGCGTACCCGGCGCTCTCGGGCTTCGTCGTCCGCTCCGGCGGGCAGGAGGTCGCGCGGTGCACGGCCGCCGGCGTCTGCCCCGACATCCCCGCCCCCAACGGCGAGCAGCGCACCTATGAGGCATGGGCGGTCAACGCCGTCGGCGAGTCGCGCTCGAGCGTCCGGACCGTCGCGTGGGCGTACGACGCGCCGGGCACTCCCTCGAGTGTGAGCTGGCTCCCCGTCGTGACCAGCGGCGAGGGCGGCGTCATCTCGCTCGTGATCCAGGGTGTCGACGTCGCCGAGACGGGAACCCTCGAAATCACGAGCCCGACGGGGGAGACACTGCGGGTGAACATCGGTCGCGGCGACGAGCGCGTCGAGGTGCGCAGCTACCGGGTCGGCTCCAACTCGGTGTCGCCCGTGACCATCACCCCCTACTCGCGGTTCTCGCTCCCGCCCGGACTCGGCGGCCAGCCGTCGGGCCAGGCGGTCACCATCAACGCCAACGGCGTGGGAGCTCCGACGAACGTGACGCTGTCGCTTTCGTCGCGCTCGACCGGCGACGGGACGTCGACGGTGGATGCCGTGGCGACGGCGCAGCCGAACGGCACAGGCTCGCAGTTGCGCTATGGCATCGTGCGATACGACGACCGATCGCGGTGCGCGCCGACGGCAGGCGGCGACCGCGCATCGTTCCCGGACCTCCCGGACGGTGAGGAGTACCGGTTCTTCGTCTGCGTCGAGTCCTGGTACGGCGAGACGGCGTACGGCCGTGCCACCGCCGAGGCCGCGGTGCGCGCGATGCAGAGCGGGGCGGCCCCGCAGGGCTACACGTTCGTCGTCGCACGGCAGCCGGTGATCGAGGGCCAGCAGGCACGGTGGCGGATCGTCGACACGCCGGTCTCGCCCGAGCGCGTACCGCGCAACAACGACGTGGTCTTCGACGGCTGGTCGTCCGGCACCTCGATCTACGACCGGAATCCCGAGATCAAGGTGTACTACCGACACCGGTTCTGGGGTTCGATGAGCGCGCCCGGCATCGTGACGCCCGCACCGGGAAGCGCTCCGTACCAGGTGCAGGCGCGCTGGTCGATCGACTCGTGCGTGGCCGGCGCGACGCTGCAGCGGAGCACATCGTCCAGCAACGGCGACGGCGCGTTCGCATGGTCCGACGCCAACATCCGGTTCCTCGACAAGCACGGCGCCGTGCTGCCCTACACGGCCGGATCCTGGACCGTTCCCGCGGGCGCCACGAGCGTCGAGGGCGTCGATGTCACGGTGTCATGGAACGCCGCCTGGAACCTCGACCCGGCCACCCAGCGGCTGAGCGCGCAGTGCGACTCCGGCCAGGGGCCTCCCACGCCGTGA
- a CDS encoding type IV toxin-antitoxin system AbiEi family antitoxin domain-containing protein has product MSVDAAVEAVRRAGGIARTAQLAKAGVAKADLTHAVREARLLRPRHGVYVLPDASEATIEALSHRGAVACVTAGRDHGLWVLDDTDAETTHTWVRAGYRTTRVAIHPEPDQGSCCVFHRDHPLGEPELGRVGVLQCLVQILHCRGEEAFFAALESALRQGLVDAPGRIRLRRHVPARCRWLVDFARTDADSGLESLLRLRLHKHGIHLASQVPIPGVGRVDFVIGDCLIIEADGDTHDGPARHRDRVRDAAAMALGFVTLRLDYAMIVHDWPLVESAVLAAVGRNLHRSVAGLTW; this is encoded by the coding sequence ATGTCCGTCGATGCCGCAGTCGAGGCCGTGCGCCGCGCCGGCGGCATCGCACGAACGGCACAGCTCGCGAAGGCCGGAGTCGCGAAGGCCGACCTCACCCACGCGGTGCGTGAGGCGCGCCTGCTGCGGCCGCGGCACGGTGTTTACGTCCTGCCCGACGCATCGGAGGCGACCATCGAGGCGCTCAGCCATCGGGGCGCTGTCGCGTGCGTCACCGCGGGGCGGGACCACGGCCTCTGGGTCCTGGACGACACCGACGCCGAGACGACGCACACCTGGGTGCGGGCGGGGTATCGGACGACTCGAGTCGCCATCCACCCGGAACCCGACCAGGGCTCCTGCTGCGTCTTCCACCGGGACCACCCCCTCGGCGAACCGGAGCTCGGGCGCGTCGGCGTCCTCCAGTGCCTGGTCCAGATCCTCCACTGCCGCGGCGAGGAGGCCTTCTTCGCGGCGCTCGAGTCGGCGCTGCGCCAGGGACTGGTCGACGCCCCAGGACGGATTCGACTGCGTCGCCATGTTCCGGCGCGGTGCCGATGGCTCGTCGACTTCGCGCGCACCGATGCCGACAGCGGCCTCGAATCGCTCCTGAGGCTGCGGCTGCACAAGCACGGGATCCACCTCGCGAGCCAGGTCCCCATCCCCGGCGTCGGGCGCGTCGACTTCGTCATCGGCGACTGCCTGATCATCGAGGCCGACGGCGACACCCACGACGGGCCGGCGCGGCACCGAGATCGTGTGCGGGATGCCGCGGCCATGGCGCTCGGTTTCGTCACGCTGCGCCTGGATTACGCCATGATCGTCCACGACTGGCCCCTTGTCGAGAGCGCCGTGCTCGCCGCCGTGGGTCGTAACCTCCATCGAAGCGTCGCCGGGCTCACCTGGTAG
- a CDS encoding spermidine/putrescine ABC transporter substrate-binding protein → MERSLETQVSQAVDAWLAWLPRWEPSTHRGRTAPCRRCFGSPVLSAAGLGADVPHGVQHGLSTRIKTIVDRAVAEYTAVNLPMLQSELDQQAARNRARSYRPSEGLDPEFEGLPLDPDPVPGAPFLFTIAGLAEQSDADVPDLPPLSDEAKAALRQEVGLADDYANMVGREVCTILLHHRLRIQAAIAEFVEPQIEAMLADLTKSLDAPFDPQDPRND, encoded by the coding sequence GTGGAGCGGTCGCTCGAGACCCAGGTCAGCCAGGCGGTGGACGCCTGGCTCGCCTGGCTGCCGCGGTGGGAGCCGTCGACGCATCGCGGTCGCACCGCGCCGTGCCGTCGTTGCTTCGGCTCGCCCGTGCTGTCGGCCGCGGGGCTGGGCGCCGACGTTCCGCACGGAGTCCAGCACGGGCTCTCGACCCGCATCAAGACGATCGTCGACCGCGCCGTCGCCGAGTACACGGCGGTGAACCTGCCCATGCTGCAGTCCGAGCTCGACCAGCAGGCCGCGCGCAACCGCGCGCGCAGCTACCGCCCTTCGGAGGGCTTGGACCCCGAGTTCGAGGGGCTTCCGCTCGACCCCGATCCGGTGCCCGGCGCGCCGTTCCTCTTCACGATCGCGGGGCTGGCCGAACAGTCCGATGCCGATGTGCCCGACCTGCCGCCGCTCAGCGACGAGGCCAAGGCCGCGCTGCGGCAGGAGGTCGGCCTCGCCGACGACTACGCCAACATGGTCGGACGGGAAGTGTGCACGATCCTGCTGCACCACCGCCTGCGCATCCAGGCGGCGATCGCCGAGTTCGTCGAGCCGCAGATCGAGGCGATGCTCGCCGACCTCACGAAGTCGCTCGACGCCCCCTTCGATCCCCAAGACCCCCGCAACGACTGA
- a CDS encoding ABC transporter: MSDPRSSYGEPVDEPGDVDDVVGSANEGLAEAEAARRDAGADAPAPEPADAGADTPAPSRAEMRASSEPDSPTPDAAPAAPAEPAEPDPWDTPEAASLDYRPPAGDAAGDTAVYTPADDSPTVVAAPVVTPSEPVSEPAYTAAPQPIFVQAPEAPRPRGNRAAAGAIGLLAALSFAILYFAVWLGVGAIRGDVTAENVGAVALEHLATWSLWVPVIVFFLAFWLLGAIINRGRWGAWVVFGLLVGFAAYGGHLLGALFQAPFWDLTLSEGQALVSAELLTPMAFAAFVIGRELTIWFGTWAAARGKRVTELNVEAQREYERTLEAGPQIVRP; this comes from the coding sequence ATGAGTGACCCCAGATCGTCCTACGGCGAGCCCGTCGACGAGCCCGGCGACGTCGACGATGTCGTCGGCAGTGCCAACGAGGGTCTCGCAGAGGCGGAGGCCGCCCGCCGCGACGCGGGCGCGGATGCACCCGCTCCCGAACCGGCGGACGCCGGCGCCGACACCCCGGCGCCGTCCCGCGCCGAGATGCGTGCGTCGTCCGAGCCGGACTCCCCGACCCCCGATGCCGCACCGGCGGCTCCCGCCGAGCCCGCGGAGCCCGACCCGTGGGACACCCCCGAGGCGGCATCGCTCGACTACCGTCCGCCCGCGGGCGACGCCGCAGGCGACACCGCGGTCTACACGCCTGCCGACGACTCTCCCACCGTCGTGGCCGCGCCCGTGGTGACGCCCAGCGAGCCCGTGTCGGAGCCCGCGTACACGGCGGCGCCGCAGCCGATCTTCGTGCAGGCGCCCGAAGCGCCTCGACCCCGCGGCAACCGCGCCGCGGCGGGCGCGATCGGTCTTCTGGCAGCGCTGTCGTTCGCGATCCTCTACTTTGCGGTGTGGCTCGGCGTCGGCGCGATCCGCGGCGACGTGACGGCCGAGAACGTCGGTGCGGTGGCGCTCGAGCACCTCGCGACGTGGTCGCTGTGGGTGCCGGTCATCGTCTTCTTCCTCGCGTTCTGGCTGCTCGGGGCCATCATCAACCGCGGCCGGTGGGGCGCGTGGGTGGTCTTCGGCCTGCTGGTCGGGTTCGCCGCGTACGGCGGCCACCTGCTCGGCGCGCTGTTCCAGGCGCCGTTCTGGGACCTCACGCTCAGCGAGGGTCAGGCGCTCGTCTCGGCTGAACTGCTCACGCCGATGGCGTTCGCGGCGTTCGTCATCGGGCGCGAGCTCACCATCTGGTTCGGCACGTGGGCGGCGGCGCGCGGCAAGCGCGTCACCGAGCTGAACGTCGAGGCGCAGCGGGAGTACGAGCGCACGCTCGAGGCTGGGCCGCAGATCGTCCGGCCGTGA